Proteins encoded by one window of Anopheles maculipalpis chromosome 2RL, idAnoMacuDA_375_x, whole genome shotgun sequence:
- the LOC126567741 gene encoding myosin-IIIb-like isoform X2, which produces MSLGNGTNVRGRRDRSNNVQKSTGGDPLRIIQNKLEMSPRNWNMAYNGLSQHVDFSRLPSPNERFELLDLIGEGTYGEVYSAKDKHTGRKYAVKILESIADNIEEIEEEYLVLRDLSKHPNIPDFAGLFLKRGTTVEDDQLWFVLELCTGGSVTDLVQGLRSRGARLSNNQIAYILRETVQALVFLHENHCMHRDIKGHNILLTETGHVKLVDFGVSSHLAATMARRNTSVGTPYWMAPEVIACEQQLDQSYDSRCDVWSVGITAIELAEGDPPLCELHPMRALFQIPRNPPPKLSHPEQYSSMLSDFISECLVKDLEQRPFSKELVTHPFLKSVGPYVDQIRQDLRSEIARQREDGRAPSQAIATTKYGKLKSDRKSKPQKMYMDDLAALDVLTEDAIVEQLQKRYETNQIYTYIGDILIAVNPFSQVGLYTTQHQRKYTGQARSDNPPHIFAIADAAHQALVHQRQNQAIVISGESGSGKTESANLLLKQLVYLGKAVTKNLEERILQVNPIMEAFGNARTGINANSSRFGKYLELTMARSGKVNGARIFVYLLEQSRVVKQAEGEGNFHVFYYMYDGLQAEGRLEEYYLHPSYRKTHRYLQETATLPKTNVDRWKQLLASFRVLGFKDDEVDMVNRVLAAILNLGDIEFGEMDSNDNTDSRARVIDVAPMHRVSKLLGVDSADLLEALSSNSVVTRGETITRHNNVAEACTARDAMAKGLYGRLFDWMVNQINLLLVHNRNSNSPEQLAIGLLDIFGFENFSKNSFEQLCINIANEQIQYYFNQHIFTWEQQEYMAEGIPVDLVEFADNRPVLDMLLSRPLGLLALLDEESRFPRSTDRSLIEKFHNNVKSKFYQRPKSDAVCFAIHHFAGRVVYQADGFLEKNRNFLPAEIIQLIRQSQYDMIRFLFQCPITKTGNLYSAIQDTGSRQNVPSFIKVDTKEKFNSRGLASQSRAQQTVATYFRYSLMDLLQKMVTGTPQFIRCIKPNEQKAAKSFDAAKVLKQLRYTGVLETIRIRQHGFSHRFTFADFLRKYCFLAYSFDERVVSNRESCRLLLVRLKMDGWALGKSKVFLKYYHVEYLSKLYEEHVRKIILVQACVRRWLAKAQYKREKQRVALSAVTLQKHVRGWLTRRRMRLLKEKQERERERLEQERLEKERLAKEKKNNEQNKAKQALAKAKLIHQLSNHQLEAKHIHEKRNVDMNNKENERAAIVIQSYYRGYTIRKMRMTPEIEAKTKYILGIAKNRVEAQRMMQKEGFTKEDAARIIQRYYRTQKSKHSSNNRDAMAAAVGAAVSRKGPAPQPQPKPLTTKDQQMDLIAFSQNVHMLNQEVHKNLRVNKAGVPLETIEKLPNDYRRPPGFVLVPGLLGTVPGGGDCAKYSSLRSMDCDHEMTKELIQRQRNMQQPPQRIDINRNDILGDRKMELGDRKQQLSSNWHQAFQATEGTPQDKFKGLARSPQHQNEPAHIRSIPAFSYLNPNNQQILRYSPNQQRDSSGEPTNPPHPSPVRQSPVEPVREAATPPSRLGLLGLGGGGGAKKAAKAEMKAREKENKERKKREKKAKKEKEKAAANGHTPSSTSSSAGSALSSGISSGEKQRKEPAGRKKRSDKSANDSQPVVVSRFAGVDDQTLHEYHQQQQQQVPQKRLIEHHEYQNISEETKIDSKSPVMRMFGDTNFLVNHRRKAAEQKQQQLAQLQQVQQHQKQQLQQKARQQQQQQHQQHQHQQQHQQSNGGNGWRQSELNCGQGVCELLNGVYRFSPHVTSFAQMDSKSASSLSDDRSTLDKDYQNFNVSKYLNIDVKGPVHHRAERARDSGVHERDVSSNSSSLSTGSSGMNSLNSFDSVEQAIIFQKDRNADSYLGPFNFRQLLRPTQGPTESLRKRKGINPPSPPPPQRGKS; this is translated from the exons ATTTTGGAGAGCATCGCCGATAACATCGAAGAGATCGAGGAGGAATATCTGGTGCTGCGCGATCTCTCGAAGCATCCCAACATTCCCGACTTTGCCGGGCTGTTCCTGAAGCGTGGCACCACCGTCGAGGATGACCAGCTGTGGTTCGTGCTGGAG CTATGCACCGGGGGCTCCGTGACGGATCTGGTTCAAGGTCTGCGCAGCCGTGGAGCACGTCTATCCAACAACCAGATAGCATACATACTGCGGGAAACGGTGCAAGCGCTAGTGTTTCTGCACGAAAACCACTGCATGCATCGGGACATTAAGGGGCACAACATACTGCTGACGGAGACGGGCCATGTGAAGCTGGTGGACTTTGGCGTGAGCTCACATCTTGCAGCGACGATGGCCCGGCGCAACACAAGCGTCGGCACACCGTACTGGATGGCACCGGAGGTGATCGCTTGTGAACAGCAGCTAGACCAATCGTACGACTCCCGGTGTGATGTGTGGTCGGTCGGTATTACGGCGATCGAGCTGGCAGAGGGTGATCCACCGCTTTGTGAGCTGCATCCGATGCGAGCACTGTTTCAGATCCCGCGCAATCCTCCACCGAAGCTGTCCCATCCGGAACAGTACTCGTCGATGCTGTCCGACTTTATCTCGGAGTGTCTCGTGAAGGATCTTGAGCAGCGCCCATTCTCAAAGGAGTTAGTCACCCATCCGTTCCTGAAGAGTGTGGGTCCGTATGTCGATCAAATACGGCAGGATCTGCGATCGGAAATTGCTCGTCAGCGAGAGGATGGTAGAGCGCCGAGCCAGGCAATTGCCACCACGAAGTATGGAAAGTTGAAGTCGGATCGCAAATCAAAACCACAGAAGATGTACATGGACGACTTGGCTGCGTTGGACGTTCTGACCGAGGATGCGATTGTGGAGCAGTTGCAGAAGCGCTACGAAACGAATCAGATCTACACCTACATAGGGGACATACTGATCGCAGTGAATCCCTTCAGTCAGGTGGGCCTGTATACGACGCAGCATCAGCGCAAATACACCGGACAGGCGCGTTCGGACAATCCACCACACATCTTTGCGATAGCGGATGCTGCCCACCAAGCACTTGTCCATCAGCGTCAAAACCAAGCTATCGTGATATCGGGTGAAAGTGGATCCGGCAAAACAGAGAGCGCTAACTTGCTGCTCAAGCAGCTCGTCTACCTCGGCAAAGCGGTCACCAAGAATCTGGAAGAGCGTATCCTGCAAGTCAATCCCATCATGGAAGCGTTCGGTAATGCACGTACCGGTATCAATGCAAATAGCTCCCGGTTTGGCAAATACTTGGAGCTTACAATGGCCCGAAGCGGTAAGGTTAATGGAGCTCGCATCTTCGTCTATCTGCTGGAGCAAAGCCGTGTGGTGAAACAGGCCGAAGGAGAGGGTAACTTTCACGTGTTTTACTACATGTATGATGGTCTGCAGGCGGAAGGTCGCCTGGAGGAGTACTACCTGCATCCCTCGTACCGGAAGACACACCGTTATCTGCAGGAAACGGCAACACTGCCGAAAACGAACGTAGATCGATGGAAACAGCTGTTGGCTAGCTTCCGTGTGCTAGGCTTCAAGGATGATGAGGTGGATATGGTGAACCGAGTGTTGGCCGCCATATTGAACCTCGGTGACATTGAGTTCGGTGAGATGGATTCCAACGACAATACGGACAGCAGGGCCCGTGTGATAGATGTGGCTCCAATGCACCGTGTTTCCAAGCTGCTTGGCGTTGATTCGGCCGATCTGTTGGAAGCACTCTCCTCGAATTCGGTCGTCACGCGGGGTGAAACGATTACGCGACACAATAACGTGGCAGAAGCTTGTACGGCCCGTGACGCGATGGCGAAAGGATTATACGGCCGATTGTTTGATTGGATGGTCAATCAGATCAATCTGCTGTTGGTTCACAACAGAAATAGCAACAG CCCGGAACAGTTAGCAATTGGATTGTTGGATATTTTTGGGTTCGAAAACTTCAGCAAGAATTCCTTCGAGCAACTGTGCATCAATATCGCCAACGAACAGATACAGTACTACTTCAATCAGCACATCTTTACGTGGGAGCAACAG GAATATATGGCAGAAGGAATACCGGTCGATTTGGTGGAGTTTGCTGATAATCGTCCTGTGTTGGACATGCTGTTAAGTCGACCGTTGGGGCTGCTGGCACTGCTGGACGAGGAATCACGTTTTCCGCGCTCGACGGATCGATCATTGATTG AAAAATTCCACAACAACGTGAAATCGAAGTTCTACCAGCGACCCAAATCTGATGCCGTCTGTTTTGCCATTCATCATTTTGCGGGCCGAGTGGTTTATCAGGCGGACGGGTTCCTGGAGAAGAATCGCAATTTCCTCCCAGCCGAGATCATACAACTGATACGCCAAAGCCAGTACGATATGATACGCTTCCTGTTCCAGTGTCCCATCACGAAGACGGGCAACCTGTACTCGGCCATTCAGGATACCGGTTCGCGCCAGAACGTGCCCAGCTTCATCAAGGTGGACACGAAGGAGAAGTTCAACTCGCGCGGTCTGGCATCACAATCGAGGGCGCAGCAAACGGTGGCCACGTACTTCCGCTACTCGTTGATGGATCTGTTGCAGAAGATGGTTACCGGAACGCCACAATTTATACGATGTATCAAACCGAACGAACAGAAAGCGGCAAAATCGTTCGATGCGGCCAAGGTGTTGAAGCAGCTCCGATACACCGGTGTGCTGGAGACGATCCGAATCCGACAACACGGGTTCAGCCATCGGTTTACGTTTGCTGACTTTTTGCGAAA ATACTGCTTCCTGGCGTACAGTTTCGACGAACGTGTCGTGTCGAATCGGGAGTCCTGTCGCTTGCTTTTAGTACGCCTAAAAATGGACGGATGGGCACTGGGAAAGTCGAAGGTGTTCCTCAAGTACTATCACGTGGAATACCTATCAAAGCTGTACGAGGAACAT GTACGAAAGATAATTTTGGTACAGGCTTGTGTAAGACGCTGGCTCgctaaggctcagtacaagcGAGAAAAGCAACGTGTGGCACTAAGTGCAGTCACGTTGCAGAAGCACGTCCGAGGATGGTTAACACGGCGCCGTATGCGACTGCTGAAGGAGAAGCAGGAACGGGAGCGAGAGCGTTTGGAGCAGGAACGGCTCGAAAAGGAACGTTTGgcaaaggagaaaaagaacaaCG AGCAAAACAAGGCCAAACAGGCGCTGGCAAAGGCGAAACTGATACATCAGCTATCAAACCACCAGCTCGAAGCGAAACACATCCACGAAAAGCGTAACGTGGACATGAACAACAAGGAAAACGAGCGGGCCGCCATCGTCATCCAGAGCTACTATCGCGGGTACACCATCCGGAAGATGCGCATGACGCCGGAAATCGAAGCGAAAACGAAATACATCCTAGGCATCGCGAAGAACCGGGTGGAAGCGCAGCGCATGATGCAGAAGGAGGGCTTCACGAAGGAGGATGCGGCGCGCATCATTCAACGCTACTACCGCACCCAGAAGAgcaaacacagcagcaacaatcgcGATGCGATGGCGGCAGCCGTGGGAGCGGCGGTCTCTCGGAAGGGTCCGGCACCCCAACCGCAGCCGAAACCACTCACCACGAAGGACCAGCAGATGGATCTGATCGCGTTCTCGCAGAACGTGCACATGCTCAACCAGGAGGTGCACAAGAATCTGCGCGTGAACAAGGCGGGCGTTCCGCTGGAAACAATCGAGAAGCTACCGAACGATTACCGGCGGCCACCTGGGTTCGTGCTAGTGCCGGGACTGCTTGGTACCGTACCGGGAGGCGGTGACTGTGCGAAGTACAGTTCGCTCCGCAGCATGGACTGTGACCACGAGATGACAAAGGAATTAATTCAAAG GCAGCGAAATATGCAGCAACCGCCTCAGCGCATCGATATCAATCGGAACGACATCCTAGGTGACCGCAAGATGGAGCTAGGCGACCGGAAGCAACAGCTCTCCAGCAACTGGCACCAGGCATTCCAGGCGACCGAAGGAACGCCGCAGGACAAGTTCAAGGGTCTTGCAAG ATCTCCTCAACATCAAAACGAGCCGGCCCATATTCGTAGCATTCCAGCGTTCAGCTATCTCAACCCAAACAATCAACAGATCCTACGCTACTCACCAAATCAACAGCGCGATTCATCCGGCGAACCGACAAATCCGCCCCATCCAAGCCCAGTTCGCCAGTCGCCTGTCGAGCCGGTACGTGAAGCCGCAACACCACCCTCCCGTCTCGGGCTGCTCGGTctcggtggtggcggtggtgccaAGAAAGCGGCCAAGGCTGAGATGAAGGCACgcgagaaggaaaacaagGAGCGTAAAAAGCGCGAAAAGAaggcgaagaaagaaaaggaaaaggccGCTGCTAATGGGCATACACCCTCATCCACCTCTTCGTCCGCCGGTTCCGCCCTATCGAGTGGCATTTCTTCGGGTGAAAAGCAACGCAAGGAACCGGCCGGAAGGAAGAAACGGTCCGATAAATCGGCGAACGATTCGCAACCGGTAGTGGTAAGCCGGTTTGCGGGTGTGGACGACCAAACACTCCATGAAtatcaccagcaacagcagcaacaagtaCCTCAGAAACGCTTGATTGAACATCACGAGTATCAGAATATTTCggaagaaaccaaaatcgaTAGTAAGAGTCCGGTAATGCGGATGTTTGGTGATACGAACTTCCTGGTGAATCATCGGCGCAAGGCGGCGGaacagaagcagcaacaactgGCCCAGCTGCAGCAGGTTCAGCAGCATCAAAAGCAGCAGTTACAACAGAAAGCtcgccagcaacagcagcagcagcatcagcagcaccaacaccagcaacaacaccagcaaagCAACGGTGGTAATGGTTGGCGTCAATCGGAGCTAAACTGTGGTCAGGGTGTTTGTGAGCTGCTGAACGGTGTGTATCGGTTCAGCCCACACGTCACTTCGTTCGCCCAGATGGATTCCAAGAGCGCCAGCAGTCTATCGGACGATCGGTCCACGCTGGACAAGGATTACCAAAACTTCAATGTTTCCAAGTACCTGAACATCGACGTCAAGGGCCCGGTGCATCATCGCGCTGAACGGGCACGGGACAGCGGTGTCCACGAGCGGGACGTTAGCTCGAACAGTTCCAGCCTAAGCACCGGCAGCAGCGGCATGAATTCGCTGAACTCGTTCGACTCCGTTGAGCAGGCTATCATCTTCCAGAAGGATCGTAACGCCGACTCTTACCTCGGTCCGTTCAACTTCCGTCAGCTGCTACGACCAACACAGGGTCCGACGGAATCGCTCCGCAAGCGGAAGGGCATCAATCCCCCGTCCCCACCGCCACCGCAGCGGGGAAAAAGTTAG
- the LOC126567741 gene encoding myosin-IIIb-like isoform X1: MSLGNGTNVRGRRDRSNNVQKSTGGDPLRIIQNKLEMSPRNWNMAYNGLSQHVDFSRLPSPNERFELLDLIGEGTYGEVYSAKDKHTGRKYAVKILESIADNIEEIEEEYLVLRDLSKHPNIPDFAGLFLKRGTTVEDDQLWFVLELCTGGSVTDLVQGLRSRGARLSNNQIAYILRETVQALVFLHENHCMHRDIKGHNILLTETGHVKLVDFGVSSHLAATMARRNTSVGTPYWMAPEVIACEQQLDQSYDSRCDVWSVGITAIELAEGDPPLCELHPMRALFQIPRNPPPKLSHPEQYSSMLSDFISECLVKDLEQRPFSKELVTHPFLKSVGPYVDQIRQDLRSEIARQREDGRAPSQAIATTKYGKLKSDRKSKPQKMYMDDLAALDVLTEDAIVEQLQKRYETNQIYTYIGDILIAVNPFSQVGLYTTQHQRKYTGQARSDNPPHIFAIADAAHQALVHQRQNQAIVISGESGSGKTESANLLLKQLVYLGKAVTKNLEERILQVNPIMEAFGNARTGINANSSRFGKYLELTMARSGKVNGARIFVYLLEQSRVVKQAEGEGNFHVFYYMYDGLQAEGRLEEYYLHPSYRKTHRYLQETATLPKTNVDRWKQLLASFRVLGFKDDEVDMVNRVLAAILNLGDIEFGEMDSNDNTDSRARVIDVAPMHRVSKLLGVDSADLLEALSSNSVVTRGETITRHNNVAEACTARDAMAKGLYGRLFDWMVNQINLLLVHNRNSNSPEQLAIGLLDIFGFENFSKNSFEQLCINIANEQIQYYFNQHIFTWEQQEYMAEGIPVDLVEFADNRPVLDMLLSRPLGLLALLDEESRFPRSTDRSLIEKFHNNVKSKFYQRPKSDAVCFAIHHFAGRVVYQADGFLEKNRNFLPAEIIQLIRQSQYDMIRFLFQCPITKTGNLYSAIQDTGSRQNVPSFIKVDTKEKFNSRGLASQSRAQQTVATYFRYSLMDLLQKMVTGTPQFIRCIKPNEQKAAKSFDAAKVLKQLRYTGVLETIRIRQHGFSHRFTFADFLRKYCFLAYSFDERVVSNRESCRLLLVRLKMDGWALGKSKVFLKYYHVEYLSKLYEEHVRKIILVQACVRRWLAKAQYKREKQRVALSAVTLQKHVRGWLTRRRMRLLKEKQERERERLEQERLEKERLAKEKKNNEQNKAKQALAKAKLIHQLSNHQLEAKHIHEKRNVDMNNKENERAAIVIQSYYRGYTIRKMRMTPEIEAKTKYILGIAKNRVEAQRMMQKEGFTKEDAARIIQRYYRTQKSKHSSNNRDAMAAAVGAAVSRKGPAPQPQPKPLTTKDQQMDLIAFSQNVHMLNQEVHKNLRVNKAGVPLETIEKLPNDYRRPPGFVLVPGLLGTVPGGGDCAKYSSLRSMDCDHEMTKELIQRSPPPAADFDDISPWDMPFYEVERNLRSQRQRNMQQPPQRIDINRNDILGDRKMELGDRKQQLSSNWHQAFQATEGTPQDKFKGLARSPQHQNEPAHIRSIPAFSYLNPNNQQILRYSPNQQRDSSGEPTNPPHPSPVRQSPVEPVREAATPPSRLGLLGLGGGGGAKKAAKAEMKAREKENKERKKREKKAKKEKEKAAANGHTPSSTSSSAGSALSSGISSGEKQRKEPAGRKKRSDKSANDSQPVVVSRFAGVDDQTLHEYHQQQQQQVPQKRLIEHHEYQNISEETKIDSKSPVMRMFGDTNFLVNHRRKAAEQKQQQLAQLQQVQQHQKQQLQQKARQQQQQQHQQHQHQQQHQQSNGGNGWRQSELNCGQGVCELLNGVYRFSPHVTSFAQMDSKSASSLSDDRSTLDKDYQNFNVSKYLNIDVKGPVHHRAERARDSGVHERDVSSNSSSLSTGSSGMNSLNSFDSVEQAIIFQKDRNADSYLGPFNFRQLLRPTQGPTESLRKRKGINPPSPPPPQRGKS; the protein is encoded by the exons ATTTTGGAGAGCATCGCCGATAACATCGAAGAGATCGAGGAGGAATATCTGGTGCTGCGCGATCTCTCGAAGCATCCCAACATTCCCGACTTTGCCGGGCTGTTCCTGAAGCGTGGCACCACCGTCGAGGATGACCAGCTGTGGTTCGTGCTGGAG CTATGCACCGGGGGCTCCGTGACGGATCTGGTTCAAGGTCTGCGCAGCCGTGGAGCACGTCTATCCAACAACCAGATAGCATACATACTGCGGGAAACGGTGCAAGCGCTAGTGTTTCTGCACGAAAACCACTGCATGCATCGGGACATTAAGGGGCACAACATACTGCTGACGGAGACGGGCCATGTGAAGCTGGTGGACTTTGGCGTGAGCTCACATCTTGCAGCGACGATGGCCCGGCGCAACACAAGCGTCGGCACACCGTACTGGATGGCACCGGAGGTGATCGCTTGTGAACAGCAGCTAGACCAATCGTACGACTCCCGGTGTGATGTGTGGTCGGTCGGTATTACGGCGATCGAGCTGGCAGAGGGTGATCCACCGCTTTGTGAGCTGCATCCGATGCGAGCACTGTTTCAGATCCCGCGCAATCCTCCACCGAAGCTGTCCCATCCGGAACAGTACTCGTCGATGCTGTCCGACTTTATCTCGGAGTGTCTCGTGAAGGATCTTGAGCAGCGCCCATTCTCAAAGGAGTTAGTCACCCATCCGTTCCTGAAGAGTGTGGGTCCGTATGTCGATCAAATACGGCAGGATCTGCGATCGGAAATTGCTCGTCAGCGAGAGGATGGTAGAGCGCCGAGCCAGGCAATTGCCACCACGAAGTATGGAAAGTTGAAGTCGGATCGCAAATCAAAACCACAGAAGATGTACATGGACGACTTGGCTGCGTTGGACGTTCTGACCGAGGATGCGATTGTGGAGCAGTTGCAGAAGCGCTACGAAACGAATCAGATCTACACCTACATAGGGGACATACTGATCGCAGTGAATCCCTTCAGTCAGGTGGGCCTGTATACGACGCAGCATCAGCGCAAATACACCGGACAGGCGCGTTCGGACAATCCACCACACATCTTTGCGATAGCGGATGCTGCCCACCAAGCACTTGTCCATCAGCGTCAAAACCAAGCTATCGTGATATCGGGTGAAAGTGGATCCGGCAAAACAGAGAGCGCTAACTTGCTGCTCAAGCAGCTCGTCTACCTCGGCAAAGCGGTCACCAAGAATCTGGAAGAGCGTATCCTGCAAGTCAATCCCATCATGGAAGCGTTCGGTAATGCACGTACCGGTATCAATGCAAATAGCTCCCGGTTTGGCAAATACTTGGAGCTTACAATGGCCCGAAGCGGTAAGGTTAATGGAGCTCGCATCTTCGTCTATCTGCTGGAGCAAAGCCGTGTGGTGAAACAGGCCGAAGGAGAGGGTAACTTTCACGTGTTTTACTACATGTATGATGGTCTGCAGGCGGAAGGTCGCCTGGAGGAGTACTACCTGCATCCCTCGTACCGGAAGACACACCGTTATCTGCAGGAAACGGCAACACTGCCGAAAACGAACGTAGATCGATGGAAACAGCTGTTGGCTAGCTTCCGTGTGCTAGGCTTCAAGGATGATGAGGTGGATATGGTGAACCGAGTGTTGGCCGCCATATTGAACCTCGGTGACATTGAGTTCGGTGAGATGGATTCCAACGACAATACGGACAGCAGGGCCCGTGTGATAGATGTGGCTCCAATGCACCGTGTTTCCAAGCTGCTTGGCGTTGATTCGGCCGATCTGTTGGAAGCACTCTCCTCGAATTCGGTCGTCACGCGGGGTGAAACGATTACGCGACACAATAACGTGGCAGAAGCTTGTACGGCCCGTGACGCGATGGCGAAAGGATTATACGGCCGATTGTTTGATTGGATGGTCAATCAGATCAATCTGCTGTTGGTTCACAACAGAAATAGCAACAG CCCGGAACAGTTAGCAATTGGATTGTTGGATATTTTTGGGTTCGAAAACTTCAGCAAGAATTCCTTCGAGCAACTGTGCATCAATATCGCCAACGAACAGATACAGTACTACTTCAATCAGCACATCTTTACGTGGGAGCAACAG GAATATATGGCAGAAGGAATACCGGTCGATTTGGTGGAGTTTGCTGATAATCGTCCTGTGTTGGACATGCTGTTAAGTCGACCGTTGGGGCTGCTGGCACTGCTGGACGAGGAATCACGTTTTCCGCGCTCGACGGATCGATCATTGATTG AAAAATTCCACAACAACGTGAAATCGAAGTTCTACCAGCGACCCAAATCTGATGCCGTCTGTTTTGCCATTCATCATTTTGCGGGCCGAGTGGTTTATCAGGCGGACGGGTTCCTGGAGAAGAATCGCAATTTCCTCCCAGCCGAGATCATACAACTGATACGCCAAAGCCAGTACGATATGATACGCTTCCTGTTCCAGTGTCCCATCACGAAGACGGGCAACCTGTACTCGGCCATTCAGGATACCGGTTCGCGCCAGAACGTGCCCAGCTTCATCAAGGTGGACACGAAGGAGAAGTTCAACTCGCGCGGTCTGGCATCACAATCGAGGGCGCAGCAAACGGTGGCCACGTACTTCCGCTACTCGTTGATGGATCTGTTGCAGAAGATGGTTACCGGAACGCCACAATTTATACGATGTATCAAACCGAACGAACAGAAAGCGGCAAAATCGTTCGATGCGGCCAAGGTGTTGAAGCAGCTCCGATACACCGGTGTGCTGGAGACGATCCGAATCCGACAACACGGGTTCAGCCATCGGTTTACGTTTGCTGACTTTTTGCGAAA ATACTGCTTCCTGGCGTACAGTTTCGACGAACGTGTCGTGTCGAATCGGGAGTCCTGTCGCTTGCTTTTAGTACGCCTAAAAATGGACGGATGGGCACTGGGAAAGTCGAAGGTGTTCCTCAAGTACTATCACGTGGAATACCTATCAAAGCTGTACGAGGAACAT GTACGAAAGATAATTTTGGTACAGGCTTGTGTAAGACGCTGGCTCgctaaggctcagtacaagcGAGAAAAGCAACGTGTGGCACTAAGTGCAGTCACGTTGCAGAAGCACGTCCGAGGATGGTTAACACGGCGCCGTATGCGACTGCTGAAGGAGAAGCAGGAACGGGAGCGAGAGCGTTTGGAGCAGGAACGGCTCGAAAAGGAACGTTTGgcaaaggagaaaaagaacaaCG AGCAAAACAAGGCCAAACAGGCGCTGGCAAAGGCGAAACTGATACATCAGCTATCAAACCACCAGCTCGAAGCGAAACACATCCACGAAAAGCGTAACGTGGACATGAACAACAAGGAAAACGAGCGGGCCGCCATCGTCATCCAGAGCTACTATCGCGGGTACACCATCCGGAAGATGCGCATGACGCCGGAAATCGAAGCGAAAACGAAATACATCCTAGGCATCGCGAAGAACCGGGTGGAAGCGCAGCGCATGATGCAGAAGGAGGGCTTCACGAAGGAGGATGCGGCGCGCATCATTCAACGCTACTACCGCACCCAGAAGAgcaaacacagcagcaacaatcgcGATGCGATGGCGGCAGCCGTGGGAGCGGCGGTCTCTCGGAAGGGTCCGGCACCCCAACCGCAGCCGAAACCACTCACCACGAAGGACCAGCAGATGGATCTGATCGCGTTCTCGCAGAACGTGCACATGCTCAACCAGGAGGTGCACAAGAATCTGCGCGTGAACAAGGCGGGCGTTCCGCTGGAAACAATCGAGAAGCTACCGAACGATTACCGGCGGCCACCTGGGTTCGTGCTAGTGCCGGGACTGCTTGGTACCGTACCGGGAGGCGGTGACTGTGCGAAGTACAGTTCGCTCCGCAGCATGGACTGTGACCACGAGATGACAAAGGAATTAATTCAAAG AAGTCCACCGCCTGCAGCGGACTTTGATGACATCTCCCCGTGGGATATGCCGTTCTACGAGGTGGAACGCAACCTGCGCTCGCAAAG GCAGCGAAATATGCAGCAACCGCCTCAGCGCATCGATATCAATCGGAACGACATCCTAGGTGACCGCAAGATGGAGCTAGGCGACCGGAAGCAACAGCTCTCCAGCAACTGGCACCAGGCATTCCAGGCGACCGAAGGAACGCCGCAGGACAAGTTCAAGGGTCTTGCAAG ATCTCCTCAACATCAAAACGAGCCGGCCCATATTCGTAGCATTCCAGCGTTCAGCTATCTCAACCCAAACAATCAACAGATCCTACGCTACTCACCAAATCAACAGCGCGATTCATCCGGCGAACCGACAAATCCGCCCCATCCAAGCCCAGTTCGCCAGTCGCCTGTCGAGCCGGTACGTGAAGCCGCAACACCACCCTCCCGTCTCGGGCTGCTCGGTctcggtggtggcggtggtgccaAGAAAGCGGCCAAGGCTGAGATGAAGGCACgcgagaaggaaaacaagGAGCGTAAAAAGCGCGAAAAGAaggcgaagaaagaaaaggaaaaggccGCTGCTAATGGGCATACACCCTCATCCACCTCTTCGTCCGCCGGTTCCGCCCTATCGAGTGGCATTTCTTCGGGTGAAAAGCAACGCAAGGAACCGGCCGGAAGGAAGAAACGGTCCGATAAATCGGCGAACGATTCGCAACCGGTAGTGGTAAGCCGGTTTGCGGGTGTGGACGACCAAACACTCCATGAAtatcaccagcaacagcagcaacaagtaCCTCAGAAACGCTTGATTGAACATCACGAGTATCAGAATATTTCggaagaaaccaaaatcgaTAGTAAGAGTCCGGTAATGCGGATGTTTGGTGATACGAACTTCCTGGTGAATCATCGGCGCAAGGCGGCGGaacagaagcagcaacaactgGCCCAGCTGCAGCAGGTTCAGCAGCATCAAAAGCAGCAGTTACAACAGAAAGCtcgccagcaacagcagcagcagcatcagcagcaccaacaccagcaacaacaccagcaaagCAACGGTGGTAATGGTTGGCGTCAATCGGAGCTAAACTGTGGTCAGGGTGTTTGTGAGCTGCTGAACGGTGTGTATCGGTTCAGCCCACACGTCACTTCGTTCGCCCAGATGGATTCCAAGAGCGCCAGCAGTCTATCGGACGATCGGTCCACGCTGGACAAGGATTACCAAAACTTCAATGTTTCCAAGTACCTGAACATCGACGTCAAGGGCCCGGTGCATCATCGCGCTGAACGGGCACGGGACAGCGGTGTCCACGAGCGGGACGTTAGCTCGAACAGTTCCAGCCTAAGCACCGGCAGCAGCGGCATGAATTCGCTGAACTCGTTCGACTCCGTTGAGCAGGCTATCATCTTCCAGAAGGATCGTAACGCCGACTCTTACCTCGGTCCGTTCAACTTCCGTCAGCTGCTACGACCAACACAGGGTCCGACGGAATCGCTCCGCAAGCGGAAGGGCATCAATCCCCCGTCCCCACCGCCACCGCAGCGGGGAAAAAGTTAG